CTCGCACTCACGTCTAGCGCCTCCCCCTTTCGGGTATGCCCGCCCCTGCACTCACGACTCCACCGATAGCTTGTGCCCGTGCCGTACGGCGCCGGGCAGGGCCTGTCCGTCATGAGATCTTTCGGGGCCGAGTGAGAAGCTTCGGCTCCTGCCGGGGAGGAGTCACACTCCAAGGATGCGGCATCGCTCGGAGTTTCGGCGTCGGACGCCGACGCGGTGAGGCCGCGGCAGGCACCACCGGGGTGGCGCGCACCGCGGCCTCACGACACTGCGCGCCACACCACGCCCTAGCGGACCAGGCCCCAGCGGAAGCCGAGCGCCACCGCGTGCGCCCGGTCCGAGGCGCCCAATTTCTTGAACAGACGCCGCGCGTGGGTCTTGACCGTGTCCTCGGAGAGGAACAGCTCACGGCCGATCTCCGCGTTGGACCGACCGTGGCTCATACCTTCGAGCACTTGGATCTCCCGCGCGGTGAGCGTGGGCGCCGCGCCCATCTCCGCCGAGCGCAGCCGCCGGGGGGCGAGGCGCCAGGTCGGGTCGGCGAGCGCCTGGGTCACGGTCGCCCGCAGCTCGGCGCGCGAGGCGTCCTTGTGCAGATAGCCGCGCGCCCCGGCGGCGACCGCGAGCGCGACCCCGTCGAGGTCCTCGGCCACCGTGAGCATGATGATCCGGGCCCCGGGGTCGGCGGAGAGCAGCCGGCGCACGGTCTCCACACCGCCGAGCCCCGGCATCCGAACGTCCATCAGAATGAGGTCCGAACGATCGGCGCCCCAGCGGCGGAGGACTTCCTCGCCGTTGGCCGCCGTCGTCACACGCTCGACGCCGGGCACGGTCGCCACCGCACGACGGAGCGCTTCTCGGGCAAGCGGGGAGTCGTCGCAGACGAGGACGGATGTCATGGCCGCCCTCCGCAGCTGATGCGCGTCACCTTGAGCCTCCAGGCTGGTACTGATCGTCACCTGTGCGATCAACGATTTCCCGCTGGGTCGGACACCTGCCCGACTGCTTCATCCGTCAACCGCCTCCGCACTCTCAACGACGGTCACCCGAAAGAGTTACGGGCTCGGTCGGCCACGTTCGGCACTCTACGTGAGGGCGCGGACACGGAGCAGGGCGCATTGGGGGCGCCCTGCTCACCACTCAAGCTATGCCCCATTTGCCCATCCGGCGCCGTTTTTCTTCCCATTTGCTGGTGTCTATGGCTAGATTCGCAATGAGTCATATTTACATCTGCTTACACAGCAGATGACGGGGAA
The window above is part of the Streptomyces syringium genome. Proteins encoded here:
- a CDS encoding response regulator transcription factor, encoding MTSVLVCDDSPLAREALRRAVATVPGVERVTTAANGEEVLRRWGADRSDLILMDVRMPGLGGVETVRRLLSADPGARIIMLTVAEDLDGVALAVAAGARGYLHKDASRAELRATVTQALADPTWRLAPRRLRSAEMGAAPTLTAREIQVLEGMSHGRSNAEIGRELFLSEDTVKTHARRLFKKLGASDRAHAVALGFRWGLVR